The Geobacter metallireducens GS-15 region CTCTTCCTCGCCGAAGGAAACCTCGCGGTAGGACCGTTCTTCCTCCACGCGCCGGGTCTGGGCCTGGAGTTTTTCCATGTCCGACTGGCAGCGGACACAGAAGCGGGCAAAGGGCATCACCTTGAGGCGCCCGAGGGGGATTTCCTCCTCGCACTCCTCGCAAATGCCGTACTCGCCATCGGCGATGCGGAGCAGAGCTTCATCGATCTGGCGCAGCTTGTCCCGCTCCCGGTCGTTGAGGAGAAGCCCCAGTTCCCGGTCCCGCTCGCTGGACGCCTGGTCGTAGATGTCGCCCGTGGGCTCGCCGGTGTTCGTCTCGGACCCCGACTTCAGCGCCTTGTTTATCCCTGCCAGGATCTCCTCCTTTGCCTTCAGGAGAAGAGCCTTCATTTCGTCTTGTTTTTCAACCATTTACATCACTCCATCGTTATAGGGTGGGCCAAAAGGTCTCGAAATGTTACTCAAAAACTTTTGATTGTCAAGCAAATTTCAGGCCCATTACTCTTCAACAATCTCGCCGATGAGGTCATAGTCGGACGAATCGGTGATCCGCAGCCGCACAATATCCCCCACGTTGGCATTGCCGGCGGTGATGTAGACCTGGCCGTCGATGTCGGGGGCCTGCCGGGACGAACGACCCTTGAGGAGGAGGTCGGTCTCGTCGCTGTACCCCTCCACGATCACTTCCTCCTCGGTATCGATGAGGCGGCGGTTCCGCTTGAAGGAGAGCCTCGCCTGAACCTTCATGAGCTTCTTGTAGCGGTCCCGCTTGACCCGCTCCGAAACCTGGTCC contains the following coding sequences:
- a CDS encoding TraR/DksA family transcriptional regulator, translated to MVEKQDEMKALLLKAKEEILAGINKALKSGSETNTGEPTGDIYDQASSERDRELGLLLNDRERDKLRQIDEALLRIADGEYGICEECEEEIPLGRLKVMPFARFCVRCQSDMEKLQAQTRRVEEERSYREVSFGEEEEG